A portion of the Candidatus Pristimantibacillus lignocellulolyticus genome contains these proteins:
- a CDS encoding ABC transporter substrate-binding protein, producing MKQISRMFILVFVVCFALIYLVNYMNRSEGYSGNNTLTIYNWGDYIDPELIERFESETGIKVIYQTFDSNEAMMTKIKQGGTTFDISIPSEYALDKMKAEGLLLPIDHNQLPNLKNIDPNFLDLSFDPNNEYSIPYFWGTVGVVYNPELVGDLTFESWDDLWNEQLDNKVFLLDGAREVIGMGLNSLGYSLNDTNEEHLQEALKKLSQLTPNVKAIVGDEIKMLMANEEAAAALVWSGDAREIMDENEKLDYIVPSEGSNLWFDNIVIPSTARNIEGAHQFINFMLDPEVAAQNTDYVGYSTPNDAALELLDEEISSDERFYPDEELTSRLEVYENLGPRMLSHYNELFLEFKMHRK from the coding sequence ATGAAACAAATATCAAGAATGTTCATTCTCGTGTTTGTTGTCTGCTTCGCCTTAATCTATCTCGTTAATTACATGAATAGGAGTGAAGGTTACTCTGGAAATAACACGTTAACGATTTATAATTGGGGAGATTACATTGATCCTGAGTTGATTGAACGTTTTGAATCTGAAACAGGTATTAAAGTCATCTACCAAACGTTTGATTCGAATGAAGCGATGATGACGAAGATTAAGCAAGGTGGTACAACGTTTGATATAAGTATCCCGTCGGAATATGCGCTAGATAAGATGAAGGCAGAAGGATTATTACTGCCAATTGATCATAATCAGCTACCTAATTTGAAAAATATAGACCCTAATTTTCTTGATCTTTCCTTTGATCCTAACAATGAATATTCCATTCCTTACTTCTGGGGAACTGTAGGTGTCGTCTATAATCCAGAACTTGTAGGTGATCTAACGTTCGAAAGTTGGGATGACTTGTGGAACGAGCAGTTAGACAATAAAGTATTTCTGCTTGATGGCGCACGTGAAGTTATTGGCATGGGGTTGAATTCGTTAGGTTATTCTTTGAATGACACGAATGAAGAACATTTACAAGAAGCGCTTAAGAAGCTATCTCAACTTACGCCTAATGTAAAAGCGATTGTTGGTGATGAGATCAAGATGCTAATGGCTAATGAAGAAGCTGCTGCTGCATTAGTATGGTCTGGTGATGCCAGGGAGATTATGGATGAAAATGAAAAACTCGATTATATCGTTCCTAGTGAGGGTTCTAACCTTTGGTTTGATAACATCGTTATTCCTTCAACTGCCCGTAATATTGAAGGTGCACATCAATTCATCAACTTCATGCTTGATCCAGAAGTAGCGGCGCAAAATACAGATTATGTAGGATACTCTACGCCAAATGATGCTGCACTGGAGTTACTAGACGAGGAGATTTCAAGTGATGAGCGCTTCTATCCCGATGAAGAACTGACTTCCCGCTTGGAAGTGTATGAGAATCTTGGACCGAGAATGTTGAGCCATTATAATGAGCTGTTCCTGGAGTTCAAAATGCATCGCAAGTAG
- a CDS encoding ABC transporter permease encodes MLNDKLKFSRIYLIAVFIVLYAPIVYLMVYSFNSGGTMTGFEGFTLDHYKEVMQDTRLLIIVLNTFVIALLSAAISTIIGVFGAIAIHFMRSKSKQTLLTLNNVLIVSPDVIIGASFLILFTIVGVKLGFVSVLLSHIAFSIPIVVIMVLPKLQEMNDSLIDAARDLGASTWHVIARVIMPFIKSGIFAGFFMALTYSLDDFAVTFFVTGNGYSTLAVEIYSRARQGVSLSINALSTLIFLFTILLVIGYYFINQRNNRLEDKGAKQ; translated from the coding sequence TTGTTAAACGATAAATTAAAGTTCTCTCGTATATATCTCATTGCAGTATTCATCGTGCTGTATGCTCCAATTGTCTATCTAATGGTGTATTCCTTTAACAGCGGTGGAACAATGACAGGCTTTGAAGGGTTCACATTAGATCATTACAAAGAAGTGATGCAAGATACGCGTCTATTAATAATCGTGTTGAATACATTCGTTATTGCGCTATTATCAGCAGCCATTTCCACGATTATTGGCGTGTTTGGTGCAATTGCGATTCACTTTATGCGTAGTAAGTCCAAACAAACATTGCTTACGCTTAACAATGTTTTGATCGTTAGTCCAGATGTTATTATTGGAGCCTCGTTCCTAATTTTGTTTACAATCGTAGGTGTGAAGCTTGGGTTTGTATCGGTATTGCTTTCTCATATTGCATTTAGTATTCCGATTGTAGTTATTATGGTGCTACCAAAGCTACAGGAAATGAACGATTCCTTAATTGACGCTGCACGTGATCTAGGAGCGAGTACATGGCATGTTATTGCTCGTGTTATTATGCCATTTATTAAATCGGGTATTTTTGCAGGATTCTTTATGGCATTAACTTATTCCTTAGATGATTTTGCGGTTACATTCTTTGTAACAGGTAATGGATACTCTACATTAGCAGTGGAAATCTATTCCCGCGCTAGACAAGGGGTTTCACTATCAATTAATGCCCTGTCAACGCTTATATTCTTATTCACGATATTACTGGTTATTGGATATTACTTCATTAACCAACGTAATAACCGTTTAGAAGATAAGGGGGCTAAACAATGA
- a CDS encoding ABC transporter permease: MEARTRNIYLVPYFLWIVLFVIAPIILIVYYSFFNVEGAFTFENYQKFFTPVYMKMTLSSFWYALLITIFSLAIAYPTAYLLTKTKHKSLWLLLIILPSWINLLLKAYAFIGIFGTYGVVNAVLETIGIGNRQILFTDFSFIFVSVYIFIPFMILPIYNALEKMNPSLIYAARDLGASSMGTFRKVIFPLTLDGVKAGCIAVFIPALSLFMLTRLIAGNRVITLGTAIEQHFLVTQDWGMGATIAVFLIIIMVVVMLLMGLRKRGIVLVKR; this comes from the coding sequence ATGGAAGCTAGAACTCGCAATATATATTTGGTTCCTTATTTTTTATGGATTGTTTTATTCGTAATAGCTCCGATTATTCTAATCGTGTATTACTCTTTCTTTAATGTTGAAGGAGCATTCACATTTGAAAATTATCAAAAGTTCTTCACACCAGTCTATATGAAGATGACATTGAGCTCATTTTGGTATGCATTGCTCATAACAATATTCTCACTGGCAATTGCGTATCCTACGGCCTATTTATTGACAAAAACGAAGCATAAGTCATTATGGCTATTACTGATCATATTACCTAGCTGGATTAACCTGTTGTTAAAAGCATACGCATTTATCGGTATATTTGGTACGTATGGTGTGGTCAATGCAGTGCTTGAAACGATTGGTATTGGAAATCGTCAAATCTTATTTACCGATTTCAGTTTTATTTTTGTATCGGTATATATCTTTATTCCGTTTATGATCTTACCGATCTACAATGCATTAGAGAAAATGAATCCATCTCTTATCTATGCAGCAAGAGATCTCGGTGCGTCCTCAATGGGGACATTTCGCAAAGTTATTTTCCCTCTAACTTTAGATGGTGTTAAGGCAGGTTGTATTGCCGTATTTATTCCTGCGCTGTCACTGTTCATGCTTACTCGTTTAATAGCTGGGAATAGAGTAATTACGCTTGGTACTGCTATTGAACAGCATTTCCTAGTGACACAAGACTGGGGAATGGGGGCAACAATTGCCGTTTTCTTAATTATTATCATGGTCGTTGTTATGTTGCTCATGGGTCTTAGGAAGCGAGGGATAGTTCTTGTTAAACGATAA